Proteins co-encoded in one bacterium genomic window:
- a CDS encoding FliM/FliN family flagellar motor switch protein, whose protein sequence is MKSNGAEEAVLSREELDALLEEIPKVVAERDADIDSHRPRYAEMDLQRANEDFAFEQGLALSNQYQRVIGFSLIGHREIDMSELAELMLPTDLVAAYQILPKGLEGYLLMSRPFFFQMLSMSFGSGPTLKPTRPPTREYSRIERRFYARSATEMLAHIERAWNKIAATQLSFEGLISRASVADSLGGFAVLATFDVKGFSEACRVRIAIPASAFGAKEAVAATASPGLGSSLGVSVMEVPIRLRAQVGTAELSLAEVGRLEPGSVIPLDVPSDGALTVRIGSQDKFRAIAGTQGGKRAVQLGDRVDSVE, encoded by the coding sequence GTGAAGTCGAACGGGGCGGAAGAAGCGGTTCTCTCGCGCGAGGAGCTCGATGCGCTCCTCGAGGAGATTCCGAAGGTCGTCGCGGAGCGCGATGCGGACATCGATTCGCATCGCCCTCGCTACGCCGAGATGGACCTGCAGCGCGCGAACGAGGACTTCGCGTTCGAGCAGGGCCTCGCCCTGTCCAATCAGTACCAGCGGGTCATCGGCTTCTCGCTGATCGGCCATCGCGAGATCGACATGTCGGAGCTCGCGGAGCTGATGTTGCCGACCGACCTGGTCGCGGCCTACCAGATCCTTCCAAAGGGTCTCGAGGGCTACCTGCTCATGTCGCGCCCCTTCTTCTTCCAGATGCTCAGCATGAGCTTCGGGTCGGGACCGACGCTCAAGCCGACGCGGCCGCCGACGCGGGAGTACTCCCGGATCGAGCGCCGATTCTACGCCCGCTCCGCGACCGAGATGCTCGCTCACATCGAGCGCGCCTGGAACAAGATCGCGGCCACCCAGCTCTCGTTCGAAGGGCTGATCAGCCGAGCGAGCGTCGCCGACAGCCTCGGCGGCTTCGCGGTCCTCGCGACCTTCGACGTGAAGGGCTTCTCGGAGGCGTGCCGGGTCCGGATCGCGATTCCCGCGAGCGCGTTCGGCGCCAAGGAGGCCGTGGCGGCGACTGCTTCGCCGGGACTCGGCAGCTCGCTCGGGGTCTCGGTCATGGAAGTGCCGATCCGGCTTCGGGCGCAGGTCGGGACCGCGGAGCTCTCCCTCGCCGAGGTCGGCAGGCTCGAGCCGGGATCGGTGATCCCGCTCGATGTGCCCTCGGACGGTGCACTCACGGTTCGAATCGGCAGTCAGGACAAGTTCAGGGCGATCGCCGGAACGCAGGGCGGCAAGCGCGCCGTCCAGCTCGGGGATCGCGTAGATAGTGTGGAGTAG
- a CDS encoding P-loop NTPase codes for MIVDAPGQRARDGQATGLSARRRSRTPATGGLDVERPPRSLAIVSGKGGVGKSLLAVNLSLAMARFAERRRVLLVDGDAGLANADLLLGWIPSFTLSDWIEGRVGFDRLLTRGTDRLDLLVSGSSEPGANLIARLAAGRPDDPFAARFAEHDLTVFDLGAGIGASVVEVACACDRVWLVATPEPTSLADAYTMARRLVERRPEVDLELVVNRARDAEEGARTHLALERMTRRFLDRPLPLRAVLPDDPAARTAVARQVPLFDDAPRAPISRRIRLLADSIGEELAGATA; via the coding sequence ATGATCGTGGACGCACCCGGGCAGCGGGCACGGGATGGGCAGGCGACCGGGCTCTCCGCCCGTCGGCGTTCGCGTACGCCGGCAACCGGCGGACTGGACGTGGAGCGCCCGCCTCGCAGCCTGGCGATCGTGAGTGGCAAGGGCGGCGTCGGCAAGAGCCTGCTCGCCGTGAATCTCTCGCTGGCGATGGCTCGCTTCGCGGAGCGGCGACGGGTCCTGCTCGTCGACGGAGACGCGGGACTTGCGAACGCAGACCTCCTGCTGGGTTGGATCCCGTCCTTCACGCTGAGCGACTGGATCGAAGGGAGGGTCGGGTTCGACCGGCTCCTCACGCGCGGGACGGACCGGCTCGACCTGCTCGTGAGCGGATCTTCGGAGCCCGGCGCGAACCTGATCGCCCGTCTGGCGGCCGGGCGACCGGACGATCCCTTCGCGGCTCGCTTCGCGGAGCACGACCTCACGGTCTTCGACCTCGGGGCGGGGATCGGCGCCTCGGTGGTGGAGGTCGCCTGTGCCTGCGATCGGGTCTGGCTCGTTGCGACACCGGAGCCTACGAGCCTCGCCGATGCCTACACGATGGCGCGTCGGCTCGTGGAGCGACGGCCGGAGGTCGATCTCGAGCTCGTCGTGAACCGGGCGCGAGACGCGGAAGAGGGCGCGCGCACCCATCTCGCCCTCGAGCGCATGACCCGACGCTTCCTCGATCGACCGCTGCCGCTGCGCGCGGTCCTGCCCGACGACCCCGCCGCACGCACCGCCGTCGCACGACAGGTCCCGCTCTTCGACGACGCGCCCCGCGCGCCGATCTCGCGCCGGATCAGGCTGCTCGCCGACTCGATCGGCGAGGAGCTCGCCGGAGCGACGGCGTAG
- the fliN gene encoding flagellar motor switch protein FliN encodes MSDESEELPEIDEEVVAGESEKPEEVEATAGGAPPDLGLIMEVPLRLSVEVGSAHLPVRDVLALSKGSIVELDRGSGEPADIYVNDRLIARGEISSEDDRVAIRITELIATTAAAAS; translated from the coding sequence ATGAGCGACGAGAGCGAAGAGCTCCCGGAGATCGACGAGGAAGTCGTCGCGGGTGAGAGCGAGAAGCCGGAAGAGGTCGAGGCGACCGCGGGCGGCGCTCCGCCGGACCTCGGTCTGATCATGGAGGTCCCGCTTCGTCTGAGTGTCGAGGTGGGCAGCGCGCATCTACCGGTTCGAGACGTCCTTGCCCTCTCGAAGGGGTCGATCGTCGAGCTCGACCGAGGAAGCGGCGAGCCCGCGGACATCTATGTGAACGACCGGCTGATCGCGCGCGGTGAGATTTCGAGCGAAGACGACCGCGTGGCGATCCGCATCACCGAACTCATCGCAACCACCGCCGCCGCGGCGAGCTGA
- the flgF gene encoding flagellar basal-body rod protein FlgF, which yields MGSESYISASGASAQLRDLDVVSNNLSNVGTPGYKRSESIFRAVLESSLRAASGQAVNGAPATSFVSTDEVGSNFERGSVERTGSPLHTMIDGPGFFEILTPQGTRYTRAGNFMLNREGELATPSGYPVQGEGGSIEVRDSAARIDQTGAIVDSTGNVIGRLKVADFDDPQALKREGQSVFSAPEDAGLRVLERNQFIPGSIEGSNVDASRELATMVMLQRAFETNVRAMQVDDETTQRLIEGIR from the coding sequence ATGGGCAGCGAATCCTACATCTCGGCATCAGGGGCATCGGCGCAGCTGCGCGATCTCGATGTCGTGTCGAACAACCTGTCGAACGTCGGAACGCCGGGGTACAAGCGCTCGGAGTCGATCTTTCGCGCCGTCCTCGAGTCGTCGCTCCGGGCGGCTTCGGGGCAGGCGGTGAACGGCGCGCCGGCGACGAGCTTCGTCTCCACGGACGAGGTCGGCTCGAACTTCGAGCGCGGCTCGGTCGAACGAACGGGGTCGCCGCTCCACACGATGATCGACGGCCCGGGCTTCTTCGAGATCCTGACGCCCCAGGGCACGCGCTACACGCGCGCCGGCAACTTCATGCTGAATCGCGAGGGAGAGCTCGCGACGCCGTCCGGCTACCCCGTGCAGGGCGAGGGCGGTTCGATCGAGGTCCGGGACAGCGCCGCGCGGATCGATCAGACCGGCGCGATCGTCGACTCGACCGGAAACGTGATCGGTCGCCTCAAGGTGGCCGACTTCGACGACCCCCAGGCCTTGAAGCGCGAGGGACAGAGCGTCTTCAGCGCGCCGGAGGACGCGGGGCTCCGCGTCCTCGAGAGAAACCAGTTCATCCCGGGCTCGATCGAGGGCTCGAACGTCGATGCATCGAGGGAGCTGGCCACGATGGTCATGCTCCAGCGCGCCTTCGAGACGAACGTGCGTGCGATGCAGGTCGACGATGAAACCACCCAGAGACTGATCGAAGGAATCCGCTGA
- the fliQ gene encoding flagellar biosynthesis protein FliQ, whose product MSLEQLGTVIQDMMMTTLMVSAPALLASLVVGLIIAVFQAATQINEQTLTFVPKIVAVFAVFAGLFPWMMQLMMEFSGRVMQIVAANGGP is encoded by the coding sequence ATGTCCCTCGAACAACTGGGAACCGTGATCCAGGACATGATGATGACGACGCTGATGGTTTCGGCGCCGGCGCTCCTCGCGAGCCTCGTCGTCGGTCTGATCATCGCCGTCTTCCAGGCGGCGACGCAGATCAACGAGCAGACGCTCACCTTCGTGCCGAAGATCGTCGCGGTCTTCGCGGTCTTCGCGGGTCTCTTTCCCTGGATGATGCAGCTGATGATGGAGTTCTCCGGCCGCGTCATGCAGATCGTGGCGGCCAACGGTGGACCGTGA
- the flgG gene encoding flagellar basal-body rod protein FlgG codes for MMRALFTAATGMEAQQAQIDTIANNIANVGTTGFKKSRAEFQDLFYETLRAPGASSDDGSVLPTGVQVGHGVQLGAINQIFSAGDRLNTGNQLDMAIDGLGFFQVQRPNGDLVFTRDGTFKLDGDGNVVTAQGYQVIPNITVPPDAISVTVLPDGTVNAAQAGNSQPLNLGQIQLARFANPAGLRMVGGNQFEATNASGDPETGLPEQNGFGGIAAGFLEGSNVEVAEELVQMILAQRAFEVSSRVIQAGDEMLRIASQLSQ; via the coding sequence CTGATGCGAGCTCTATTCACCGCGGCCACCGGCATGGAGGCCCAGCAGGCACAGATCGACACGATCGCGAACAACATCGCGAACGTCGGGACCACGGGCTTCAAGAAGTCCCGGGCCGAGTTCCAGGATCTCTTCTACGAGACTCTGCGAGCTCCGGGCGCGTCGAGTGACGACGGCTCCGTGCTGCCGACGGGTGTCCAGGTCGGTCACGGCGTCCAGCTCGGCGCGATCAACCAGATCTTCAGCGCGGGCGATCGTCTGAACACGGGGAATCAGCTCGACATGGCCATCGACGGCCTGGGCTTCTTCCAGGTCCAGCGCCCGAACGGCGACCTCGTCTTCACTCGAGACGGCACGTTCAAGCTCGATGGCGACGGCAACGTGGTGACCGCCCAGGGCTACCAGGTGATTCCGAACATCACCGTCCCGCCGGACGCCATCTCCGTGACGGTGCTTCCCGACGGAACCGTGAACGCAGCCCAGGCGGGGAACTCCCAGCCTCTCAACCTCGGCCAGATCCAGCTCGCGCGCTTCGCCAACCCGGCAGGTCTGCGAATGGTCGGCGGAAACCAGTTCGAGGCGACCAATGCCTCGGGCGACCCGGAGACGGGGCTGCCCGAGCAGAACGGCTTCGGCGGGATCGCGGCAGGCTTCCTCGAGGGCTCGAACGTCGAGGTCGCCGAGGAGCTCGTCCAGATGATCCTCGCCCAGCGGGCTTTCGAGGTCAGCTCCCGAGTGATCCAGGCCGGCGACGAGATGCTCCGCATCGCGTCCCAGCTCTCGCAGTAG
- a CDS encoding flagellar basal body L-ring protein FlgH, which yields MSRSDRGSRALGVVAVAFVALSVGCVETSLREAREPMDYEALPTPPARPTTDGSIWTGATQSGSFLFFDEKAATVGDLVTVVIVEATEAQGDARTETDANRLANVGLSSDVGFQKLVASPIQGLLRIFGFDDEGTGVDQGSQLNVVNSQMQTEFTGEALTSRRGTFTGVITCRVIGVLPNGILHIRGRRSVVVNHEAQYISLEGLVRREDLTIENSVLSNSVAEMRLSYDGMGVLDDKQRPGFMTRFLDWAYPF from the coding sequence ATGTCGCGTTCTGATCGCGGAAGCCGCGCTCTCGGCGTCGTCGCCGTCGCATTCGTCGCGCTCTCCGTCGGCTGCGTCGAGACGTCGCTGCGCGAGGCGCGTGAGCCGATGGACTACGAGGCGCTTCCGACGCCGCCTGCGCGCCCCACGACCGACGGTTCGATCTGGACGGGGGCGACCCAGTCCGGGTCGTTCCTGTTCTTCGACGAGAAAGCCGCCACTGTCGGCGATCTCGTCACGGTGGTGATCGTCGAGGCGACGGAGGCACAAGGGGATGCCCGGACGGAAACGGACGCCAACCGGCTCGCGAACGTCGGTCTCTCCTCCGACGTCGGTTTCCAGAAGCTCGTTGCGAGCCCCATCCAGGGACTGCTGCGGATCTTCGGATTCGACGACGAGGGGACCGGTGTCGACCAGGGGAGCCAGCTCAACGTCGTGAACAGTCAGATGCAGACCGAGTTCACCGGGGAGGCGCTCACGAGTCGCCGAGGAACCTTTACCGGCGTCATCACCTGTCGGGTGATCGGTGTGCTCCCGAACGGCATCCTTCACATCCGCGGTCGGCGATCCGTCGTGGTGAATCACGAGGCGCAGTACATCTCGCTCGAGGGCCTCGTTCGCCGGGAAGACCTCACGATCGAGAACAGCGTGCTCAGCAACTCGGTCGCCGAGATGCGCCTCTCCTACGACGGAATGGGCGT
- the flgA gene encoding flagellar basal body P-ring formation chaperone FlgA gives MAITGQALVVASAQADAGEKRVRTDIERFVRARIARSEAEGARTSIDIPPLGSFTVDRDRYPGTLRTEISTRAAEPLRGRVPLAISLYAGDRLVRRAVVSPYVRRTERVVVPVRDIQRGMILDASDFTVVDRDANRLPRDVVREVAEVIGLRAKRSLRKDRVFRASQVEGVPLVERGDRVQLVLQAGPLRVSAMGRAQEAGALGDWIRVLNVDSKRELSGRIDAEGRVHVAF, from the coding sequence GTGGCGATCACGGGGCAGGCGCTCGTCGTCGCGTCGGCGCAGGCCGACGCCGGCGAGAAGCGCGTCCGCACCGACATCGAGCGCTTCGTCCGGGCGCGGATCGCGCGTTCGGAGGCGGAAGGTGCCCGTACGTCGATCGACATCCCGCCGCTCGGCAGCTTCACCGTGGACCGGGACCGGTATCCCGGGACGCTCCGAACGGAAATCTCGACCCGCGCGGCCGAGCCGCTGCGCGGCCGGGTGCCGCTCGCCATCTCGCTCTACGCGGGCGATCGCCTCGTCCGTCGCGCCGTCGTCTCGCCCTACGTCCGACGGACCGAGAGAGTGGTCGTTCCTGTCCGTGACATCCAACGGGGGATGATTCTCGACGCCTCCGATTTCACTGTCGTCGATCGCGACGCCAATCGCCTGCCGCGTGACGTCGTCCGCGAAGTGGCGGAGGTGATCGGGCTGCGCGCGAAGCGTTCGCTGCGCAAGGACCGGGTGTTCCGCGCCTCGCAGGTCGAGGGCGTTCCTCTGGTCGAACGGGGGGATCGCGTCCAGCTCGTCCTCCAGGCGGGACCGCTGCGCGTGAGCGCGATGGGGCGCGCTCAGGAGGCGGGGGCACTCGGCGACTGGATCCGGGTCCTGAACGTCGACTCGAAGCGTGAGCTCTCGGGCCGTATCGATGCGGAGGGGCGGGTCCATGTCGCGTTCTGA
- the fliP gene encoding flagellar type III secretion system pore protein FliP (The bacterial flagellar biogenesis protein FliP forms a type III secretion system (T3SS)-type pore required for flagellar assembly.), with amino-acid sequence MLETVAALCVVLGAIVLLRGALVRFGLAPGGGRAPRSIQVVESVPLGPKQRLHLVEVDGRRLLLGASEQGIARLARLPDEAAAREATIPEVDEAPGARRKPRLTSVLSAWSGWLPLFAFALLAVSAPEAAAQDVAEASPTFSVSIDGATAPDKLSDTLKIVLVLTAISIAPSILLMATCFTRILIVLALLRQALGTATLPPNQVLVGLALMTTVYVMTPVGEVVYEDALKPYMAEEIGGDVAIERGLAPVQDYLLAHTRENDLLLFVEMKGEAIPEAAEDVSISVLMPAFMISELRTAFEIGFMIYLPFLVVDLVIASMLISLGMIMLPPVMIALPFKLMLFVLVDGWNLTLTALVSGLQ; translated from the coding sequence ATGCTCGAGACCGTCGCCGCACTCTGCGTCGTGCTGGGAGCCATCGTGCTCCTGCGAGGGGCACTCGTGCGCTTCGGGCTCGCTCCGGGCGGAGGACGCGCGCCGAGGTCGATCCAGGTCGTGGAGTCCGTCCCGCTCGGTCCCAAGCAGCGCCTCCATCTCGTGGAAGTAGACGGAAGACGACTGCTGCTCGGCGCGAGCGAGCAGGGCATCGCGAGGCTGGCGCGGCTGCCCGATGAAGCGGCGGCGCGCGAAGCCACGATCCCGGAGGTCGACGAGGCACCCGGGGCGCGGCGCAAGCCGCGTTTGACGAGCGTGCTGAGCGCGTGGAGCGGTTGGCTGCCCCTGTTCGCGTTCGCGCTGCTCGCGGTCTCGGCGCCCGAAGCGGCGGCACAGGACGTGGCGGAGGCATCGCCCACGTTCTCCGTCTCGATCGACGGCGCGACGGCGCCGGACAAGCTCTCTGACACGCTCAAGATCGTCCTCGTCCTGACGGCGATCTCGATCGCGCCCTCGATCCTGCTGATGGCGACGTGCTTCACGAGGATCCTGATCGTGCTCGCCCTGCTTCGACAGGCCCTCGGGACGGCGACATTGCCGCCCAATCAGGTGCTGGTCGGGCTGGCGCTGATGACGACGGTCTACGTGATGACGCCGGTCGGCGAGGTGGTCTACGAGGATGCCCTCAAGCCCTACATGGCGGAGGAGATCGGCGGCGACGTCGCGATCGAACGCGGGCTCGCGCCGGTGCAGGACTACCTGCTGGCGCACACACGCGAGAATGATCTGCTCCTCTTCGTCGAGATGAAGGGGGAGGCGATTCCCGAGGCGGCGGAGGACGTGTCGATTTCGGTGCTGATGCCGGCCTTCATGATCAGCGAGCTGCGCACGGCCTTCGAGATCGGCTTCATGATCTATCTGCCCTTCCTCGTGGTGGACCTCGTGATCGCTTCGATGCTGATTTCCCTCGGCATGATCATGCTCCCGCCGGTGATGATCGCCTTGCCGTTCAAGCTGATGCTCTTCGTTCTGGTCGACGGCTGGAATCTGACCCTGACCGCGCTCGTGAGCGGACTGCAATAG
- the flhA gene encoding flagellar biosynthesis protein FlhA, with the protein MPKLPVSQLVLGGSFFFILALLVVPLPAAVLDLFLSLSLTLGLIVLLLALFVERPLDFSVFPSLLLMMTLMRLGLNVGSTRLILLHGNEGSDAAGNVIRAFGEFTVGGNYAIGIVIFLIFVIINMVVITKGAGRIAEVAARFTLDAMPGKQMAIDADLNQGVIDDAEARKRRIEVQRESDFYGAMDGASKFVKGDAIAGIVIMLINLVGGLAVGVFQEGMPILEAAQTYTTLTVGDGLVSQVPALVVSAAAGVVVSRAGAGDSLSAELRDQVVLQPKAMGMTAAMLGVMAVVPGLPFAPFAVLAAAAAGVALFAKPEEPEPEVLPQTTEIPAPTEEEQIREALVLDDLELEIGYGLIPMVDESRGGELLSRIRATRRQLASELGFIVPLIHIRDNLDLAEGGYSIRVRGEEVAGAEIPQGRSLAIAPGEDAEEIPGLQTRDPAFDLPARWIEERDRDRASAAGYAVVDASTALSTHLAEVVRNHAPELLTRQRVQDLLDQFAEGSPKVVEELVPAVVPLSLLHRTMRSLLSERVSIRDLGTILDTLAEHAGKIQDPDLLTDLVRERLGRSITRPYLQDDGRLPVITLGTDLEEHLRSVVQRSESGSFLAVDPMTLDGLVRGVQGAVDRLGLGGDELGPVLLATQSIRSPLRQIIARFLPRMAVMSHGELPGGVQVVAMETVRLEADAHQTV; encoded by the coding sequence ATGCCGAAGCTCCCGGTCAGTCAGCTCGTTCTGGGCGGCTCGTTCTTCTTCATCCTGGCGCTCCTCGTCGTTCCGCTCCCTGCGGCGGTGCTCGACCTCTTCCTGTCGCTCTCGCTGACGCTCGGCCTGATCGTCCTGCTGCTGGCGCTCTTCGTCGAACGTCCGCTGGACTTCTCCGTCTTCCCGTCGCTCCTGCTGATGATGACGCTGATGCGGCTGGGGCTGAATGTGGGCAGTACGCGCCTCATCCTGCTTCATGGCAACGAAGGATCCGACGCGGCGGGCAACGTGATTCGCGCCTTCGGTGAGTTCACCGTCGGGGGCAACTACGCGATCGGTATCGTGATCTTCCTGATCTTCGTGATCATCAACATGGTCGTGATCACGAAGGGCGCGGGTCGGATCGCCGAAGTCGCCGCGCGCTTCACCCTCGACGCGATGCCCGGCAAGCAGATGGCGATCGACGCCGACCTGAACCAGGGGGTGATCGACGATGCGGAGGCGCGCAAACGACGGATCGAGGTCCAGCGGGAGTCGGACTTCTACGGCGCGATGGACGGTGCCAGCAAGTTCGTGAAGGGCGATGCCATCGCGGGCATCGTCATCATGCTGATCAATCTGGTCGGTGGGCTCGCCGTCGGCGTGTTCCAGGAGGGCATGCCCATCCTGGAAGCGGCGCAGACCTATACGACGTTGACGGTGGGCGACGGGCTCGTGAGCCAGGTGCCGGCCCTCGTCGTCTCGGCGGCGGCGGGTGTGGTGGTCAGCCGGGCGGGTGCGGGGGATTCGCTCTCGGCCGAGCTGCGCGATCAGGTCGTGCTCCAGCCGAAGGCGATGGGAATGACCGCCGCGATGCTCGGGGTGATGGCCGTGGTGCCGGGCCTGCCCTTCGCGCCCTTCGCGGTGCTCGCTGCTGCGGCGGCGGGTGTGGCGCTCTTCGCGAAGCCCGAGGAGCCGGAGCCGGAGGTCCTGCCTCAGACGACGGAGATCCCGGCCCCCACGGAGGAAGAGCAGATTCGCGAGGCCCTCGTCCTCGACGATCTCGAGCTCGAGATCGGCTACGGCCTGATCCCGATGGTCGACGAGAGCCGGGGAGGGGAGCTGCTCTCCCGGATCCGCGCGACGCGGAGACAGCTAGCCTCGGAGCTCGGCTTCATCGTCCCACTCATCCACATCCGCGACAACCTCGACCTCGCCGAGGGCGGCTACTCGATCCGCGTGCGCGGCGAAGAGGTCGCCGGCGCGGAGATTCCGCAGGGACGCTCCCTCGCGATCGCGCCGGGGGAAGACGCCGAGGAGATCCCCGGGCTCCAGACCCGGGATCCGGCCTTCGACCTGCCTGCGCGCTGGATCGAAGAGCGCGACCGGGATCGCGCGAGCGCGGCGGGTTATGCCGTCGTGGACGCTTCGACGGCGCTCTCCACGCATCTCGCCGAGGTGGTGCGGAACCACGCGCCGGAGCTGCTCACGCGCCAGCGGGTACAGGATCTGCTGGACCAGTTCGCCGAAGGTTCTCCCAAGGTCGTCGAGGAGCTCGTCCCGGCGGTGGTGCCGCTCTCACTGCTCCATCGCACGATGCGTTCACTGCTCTCGGAGCGCGTCTCGATCCGGGACCTCGGAACGATCCTCGACACCCTGGCCGAGCACGCGGGGAAGATCCAGGACCCCGACCTGCTCACGGACCTCGTCCGCGAGCGGCTCGGGCGCTCGATCACGCGCCCCTATCTCCAGGACGATGGTCGACTGCCGGTGATCACGCTCGGGACGGACCTCGAGGAGCACCTGAGGAGTGTGGTGCAACGTTCCGAGAGCGGGTCCTTCCTGGCAGTCGATCCCATGACGCTCGATGGCCTCGTCCGTGGCGTGCAGGGGGCCGTCGATCGCCTGGGGCTCGGAGGCGACGAACTCGGGCCGGTCCTGCTGGCGACCCAGAGCATCCGCTCGCCGCTGCGGCAGATCATCGCGCGGTTCCTGCCGCGCATGGCGGTGATGTCTCACGGCGAGCTGCCCGGTGGCGTGCAGGTCGTGGCGATGGAGACCGTGAGGCTCGAGGCCGATGCACATCAAACGGTTTGA
- a CDS encoding flagellar biosynthetic protein FliR, giving the protein MTFEVGLMPVLWALLGSVRVFTMMIAGPVFSHPALSMRIRMMSALMIAWVASPVGTPELAASQWDMATLAGAVLVEVMIGVIVGIGSGLVFAGILQLGEFVAIQGGLGAARSLDPTSGASSVAIGTAFNTFAMLIFLIIGGHHELIRGIVASFDSLPIGGDLPGQGVYREIAALGSVIWELAFQLAAPISVAIFVQNMATGVLARAMPQLNLLLVNLPLHVGMLLFFVGFGAGEFVHAFKDVLETWPSRVFAILMEGSLGG; this is encoded by the coding sequence GTGACGTTCGAGGTCGGCTTGATGCCCGTTCTCTGGGCGCTGCTCGGCAGCGTCCGGGTCTTCACGATGATGATCGCGGGGCCGGTCTTCAGCCATCCGGCGCTCTCGATGCGGATCCGGATGATGTCGGCGCTCATGATTGCATGGGTGGCTTCGCCCGTGGGCACACCCGAGCTCGCGGCGTCCCAATGGGACATGGCGACGCTGGCCGGGGCGGTGCTCGTCGAAGTGATGATCGGCGTCATCGTGGGGATCGGGTCCGGCCTCGTCTTTGCGGGCATCCTGCAGCTCGGCGAGTTCGTCGCGATCCAGGGCGGTCTCGGCGCGGCGCGCAGCCTCGATCCGACGAGTGGGGCCTCTTCCGTGGCGATCGGTACGGCGTTCAACACGTTCGCGATGCTGATCTTCCTGATCATCGGAGGACACCACGAGCTGATCCGCGGGATCGTCGCGTCCTTCGATTCGCTGCCGATCGGCGGCGACCTGCCGGGCCAGGGGGTCTATCGGGAGATCGCGGCGCTCGGCAGCGTGATCTGGGAGCTCGCCTTCCAGCTCGCCGCGCCGATCTCGGTGGCGATCTTCGTCCAGAACATGGCGACGGGGGTGCTCGCGCGGGCGATGCCGCAGCTGAACCTGCTCCTCGTGAACCTGCCCCTGCATGTCGGCATGCTTCTCTTCTTCGTCGGCTTCGGGGCGGGGGAGTTCGTGCACGCCTTCAAGGACGTGCTCGAGACGTGGCCGAGCCGCGTCTTCGCGATCCTGATGGAGGGCTCCCTTGGCGGATGA
- the flhB gene encoding flagellar biosynthesis protein FlhB: MADDAEKTEAATPKKKEDARKKGQVAQSRDVSTVVLLVAGALALSSPLGERLAATVHETARTVWGGIWIVPDSVSDYHAIFMKLSLVVMASLAPLAILFLVVGVAGNIVQVGWMLSPEALQPKLEKLNPLSGLKRMVSLDKLYELAKSILRLIVVVLILVWLLAPSLPAVLTHIGASPVSIALLGGELLERTIWTILAVFAVFAIVDYVWQRYQHEKKLRMTKQEVRDEAKQREGDPKVKSRIRQIQREVAQRRMFEAIADADVVVVNPTHYAVALQYRPPEQSSPKVLAKGRNHVALRIRRRAEELGIPVVENKPVAQLLYRTAKIDQEIPEDLYQVVAEVLAYVYKLDPTRANGWRAA; this comes from the coding sequence TTGGCGGATGACGCCGAAAAGACCGAGGCGGCGACTCCGAAGAAGAAGGAGGACGCCCGGAAGAAGGGGCAGGTCGCGCAGAGTCGCGACGTGTCCACGGTCGTGCTGCTGGTCGCCGGTGCGCTGGCGCTGTCCTCGCCCCTGGGCGAGCGACTCGCCGCGACGGTGCACGAGACCGCCCGGACCGTATGGGGCGGCATCTGGATCGTGCCGGACTCGGTCTCCGACTATCACGCGATCTTCATGAAGCTCTCGCTCGTCGTGATGGCGTCGCTCGCGCCCCTTGCAATCCTCTTCCTGGTCGTGGGGGTGGCGGGCAACATCGTTCAGGTCGGCTGGATGCTCTCGCCGGAGGCGCTCCAGCCGAAGTTGGAGAAGCTGAACCCGCTCTCGGGCCTCAAACGGATGGTGAGTCTCGACAAACTCTACGAGCTCGCGAAGTCGATCCTCCGGCTGATCGTCGTGGTGCTGATCCTCGTCTGGCTCCTCGCGCCGAGTCTTCCCGCGGTGCTCACGCACATCGGCGCGTCGCCGGTCTCGATCGCGCTCCTCGGGGGCGAGCTCCTCGAACGGACGATCTGGACCATCCTGGCCGTCTTCGCGGTCTTCGCCATCGTCGACTACGTGTGGCAGCGCTACCAGCACGAGAAGAAGCTCCGCATGACGAAGCAGGAGGTGCGTGACGAGGCGAAGCAGCGGGAAGGCGATCCGAAGGTCAAGAGCCGGATTCGTCAGATCCAGCGCGAGGTCGCCCAGCGCCGCATGTTCGAAGCCATCGCCGATGCCGACGTCGTGGTCGTGAACCCGACCCACTACGCCGTGGCGCTCCAGTATCGGCCGCCGGAGCAGTCCTCGCCCAAGGTCCTGGCGAAGGGCCGCAACCACGTCGCGCTCCGGATCCGTCGTCGCGCGGAGGAGCTCGGGATCCCGGTCGTCGAGAACAAGCCGGTCGCCCAGCTGCTCTACCGCACGGCGAAGATCGATCAGGAGATCCCGGAAGATCTCTATCAGGTCGTCGCTGAAGTCCTCGCCTACGTCTACAAGCTCGATCCGACCCGGGCGAACGGCTGGAGGGCCGCCTGA